In Hyalangium minutum, the sequence GGTGAAGCGGTAGCCGGCATCCACGCGGCGCAGCTCGGAGAAGGAGCGGGCGGAGATGGGGCCCTGGGCGTCGGTGCAGCGATCGAGCAGGGCATCGTGGGCGACGACCACCTCGCCATCGCGTGTGAGGTGGACGTCGAGCTCCAGCATCTGAGTGCGGTAGCGCTCCACGGCCATGCGGAAGGCGGGGAGGGTGTTCTCCGGAGCCAGCAGGGCGCCGCCGCGGTGGGAGATATGGAGGGTGGGCTTGAGCCCTCGGAAGAAGGGGAGGTTCACAGGGGCGAGGGGAGCAGGACGACGTTGCCGAAGTGGTTCCGGTTCTGGAGCAGCTGCTGGGCCTGGGCCGCTTCCTCCAGCGGCAGCGTGCGGTCCAGCACCGGCTTGAGGCGGCCCTCCTCCACCAGTTGGAGGATGCGGAACAGGTCGCCCTTGCTGCCCATGGTCGAGCCCAGCAGGGAGATGCGCTTGTAGAAGAGCACCCGGAGATCGATCTTCACCTCATGGCCCGCCGTCGCCCCGCAGGTGACGAGCCGCCCGCCGTAGGGCAGGCACGCCACGCTCTTCTCGAAGGTGGAGGCGCCCACGTGCTCGAAGACGACGTCCACCATGCGGCGCTCGGTGATCCGCTTCACCTCCGCCAGGAAGTCCTTCTCCGCGTAGTTGATGACGTGGTCCGCCCCGAGCGCCTGGGCTCGCTTCAGCTTCTCCTCGGTCGAGGCGGTGGCGATGACCTTGGCGCCCAGCAGCTTGCAGATCTGCACCGCCGCGCTGCCCACGCCCGAGCCTGCGGCCTGTACCAGCACCGTCTCGCCCGGCTTCACGTCGGCGCGGCGCACCAGCATCGTCCACGCGGTGAGGAACGTGAGGGGCAGGCAGGCGGCCTCGGGGAAGGAGAGCTTCGAGGGCTTGGGCAGGATGTTCTGCCGGGGCACGGAGACGAACTCCGCGTACCCGCCGCGCGTGTGCTCTCCAATGATCCGATACTTGGGACACAGGTTGTCGTCCCCCTTGAGGCACGCAGCGCACGCGCCACAGGACAGGCCCGGGTTCACGAGCACTTCGGTGCCCGGTGACAGATCCGTCACCTCCGGCCCCACCTTCTCGACGACTCCGGCAATGTCGCTGCCGAGGATGTGCGGCATCTCCAGTTTGAGCCCCGGCCACCCCTGGCGGACCCAGAGGTCCAGGTGGTTGAGCGCCACGGCCTTGACTCGCACCAACACGTCTCGTGCGCCCACGGTGGGGTCCTGAAACTCCGTCAGTTTCAGGACCCGCTCATCCCCGTGCTCATGGAACACGACCGCCTTCATGTGACGTCCCTCCGGATGGCCCACGGGGAGGTGATGGCGTATAAGCCCCCGTATCGAGGCGCCGGACTCTATGGAGCGCCATGTCGGGAAATCCATAGGAGAAAACGAGATGTCTCTCCGCAAGACGCTGGGGGCAGCGGTCCTGGCGGCGGTGGCCACCATCGGGTGTTCGGGCCTCGATGATCTCATCCCGGACGCGGGACCGGACAACGGCTGCACGGGCGCCTGCAACCCGAGCGATGGGGGCTCCACGCTGCCGGATGGCGGCACGCGGATCTGCCCAGCGCCAGACAGTCAGGGCCGGGGCCCCGTGGGCATCGTCCGGAATACGTACACGCAGGGCCAGCCGGTGACGCTGGAGCACGTGGTCGTCACGGCGGTGGATGATCTCCACCGCGGCGCCCAGGGCGACTCCATCGCCCAGTTCTGGGTCGTGGATCCGTGCTTCCGCCGGGAGGGCATCTGGATCGACAAGAACGACGCGGACACGCCCACGACGTATGTGCCGCAGCTCGGGGATGAGCTGACGATTCAGGGCCTCTTCCGGCACATCAACCGCACCGCCTCGGACATCAGCCCTTCCTCCACCAACACGCAGGTGAAGACCCGCTCCGCGTACCGCCCCACGGTCAAGAACAACGACCAGCTCCCGGGCGTCAGCGGCACCCTCTCCATCACCAAGACGGGCACTGTCCCGGTGCCGCAGGACCTCACGGTGCCTACCACCTTTGGCAACGCCCATGGCGGTGCGGCCAAGCCCAACGCCAACTATGGCGGTGCCCGTGTCCACATCCCCGGCCCCATCACCATCACCAACCCCGATCCCCTGGCCCTCACGCAGCGCCCGGACCTGCCGGAGAACGGCACCTCCCTGGGCTTCGAGGTGACAGGCGGTGTCTTGGTCAGCAACGACAAGACGTTCGGCGTGACGTTCGACGGCGGCACTCCCCGCTGTGACTGGCGCGCGCTCGTCAAGGATGGCGGCTCGGTCAACTTCCCCAATGGCATCCGAGGTGTGTGGGATACGTACAGCTATGTACCCTGCGCGGACGGCGGCTTCACCTCCGCCGACGGGGGCACCTTCTCCAGTTGCACCTTCTCCTACCGGGACGCTGGGTACGTGCCAGGCACCAGCAACGACTACACCTACATCCTCTACCCACAGGATTGTGCCACGGACTTGCCGGGGGTCGCTGGCTCGCCCTGATCGGCCAGCCTACCCCTTGCGGTAGAGCCTCCACCCATCGCGTTTTTGCGGGTAAGCTCTGGAAACCTCGGGCCTGTTCAGCCCGAGCCACCCTTTTCTGATCCATCCACGGCGGACGCCCATTTCCTCCACCTCCCCCCAAACCGCCATCCCGTTTGGCAAATACGTCCTCATCAAGCGGCTCGCGGTGGGAGGCATGGCGGAGCTTTTCCTCGCACAAGAGCCGCCCAGCCCTGAGCTGGTGGTGCTCAAGCGCATCCTCCCGTACCTGTCGGAGGAGCCGGAGTTCGTCCAGATGTTCCTGGACGAGGCCCGCATCGCCGCCCAGCTGCACCACCCGAACATCGTGCAGGTGTACGAGCTGGGGAAGCTCGACAACACCATCTTCATCGCGATGGAGTTCGTCGAGGGTGTGGACCTGCGCCGGGTGGTGCAGGAGGAGAACAAGTTCGGCGCCACCGTGCCCTACGGGGTCGCCGCCGCCATCTGCGCCCAGGTGGCTCAAGGGCTGGACTATGCGCACTTCTCCAAGGGCGTGGACGGCATTCCGCTCGAGCTGATCCACCGCGACGTCAGCCCGCAGAACGTGATGATCGCCTACGATGGGCGGGTCAAGATCGTCGACTTCGGCATCGCCAAGGCGGGCACCTACGTCAACCGCAGCAAGCCCGGCGTCATCAAGGGCAAGTTCCTCTACCTGGCCCCGGAGCAGGTGGCGCAGGAGAAGCTGGATCACCGGACCGACATCTTCGCGCTCGGCACGATGATGTACGAGATCACCACGGGGAAGAGCCCGTTCGCCAAGCCCACGACGGAAGGCATCCTCTACGCCATCCGCTCCGAGGATCCGTCTCCGCCGCACCTGCTCAAGGACGACTATCCCACCGAGCTGTCGCGCATCATCATGCGCTGCCTGGTGAAGGACCGGAACCAGCGCTACCAGCGCGCCTCCGAGGTGCAGCGAGACCTGGAGGCGTTCCTCGCCTCCGGGGTGATCAAGCAGAGCACGGACATCTCCGACTACATCGCGCGGCTCATGGGCGAGGAAGAGGAGCGCACGGTGCTCCACATCCCTGTCGCCTCCGCCGCGAAGAAGGATGCCACCCGGGCCATGGCTCCTGGGCTCACCGCGCGTCCGGGCCGTCGCATCACCGGAGAGGGCGTGCCCGCGCCGCCGAGCTTCGACAACGAGCCGGAGCCGCCCACGCAGATGGCCCGGCCCCGGGAGATCCTGGCGCAGAAGCCGCCGGTGGACGACACGCTGGACGAGTCCATTGAGGCCGAGGTCAGCGAGCTGGGCGATACGGCCGAACCGACAGGAAATCAGCCCGCGGAGTTCGATGACGAGGAAGAGATGAGCACCGCCATCGGCACGGTGCCGGTGGGCTTCGTGCCGCCTCCGCTCGAGCCCGGCGAGTCCACGGTGCAGGAGCGCAAGAGCGGGCGCACCTCCTCTTCGAAGGGGACCGTCGTTTCCCGGCGCCCCACACCTCCCGTCGAGCGGGACACGGAGCCTCGCGCCCGCCGCCCGGTGTCCTCGCCCTCGCGCCCCAAGCTCGCGGATGCCGAGGTGGATCCGTCCAATCCGTCCATCTCCCTGACCCAGCCGACGGGCACTGGGGGATTGTTCGAGGACGAAGGCGAGGAGCAGGAAGAGTTGGGAGAGGTAGAGGCGCCCGACACCGATGAGCGCGGCGCCGAGTCCATCTCCGTCACGCCGCCTGCGACGGGGCATCGCCGGCGCGTGGCCGAGGCCGCCTCGCAGCCGCCCGTGTCCTCCACCACGGGCCAGCGGCGGCGCGTGCTGGATGAGCCCTCGTCCGCCTCGCTGTCGGAGCCCACGGTGAACCAGCGGAACTCCCGGCAGCGGCAGGTGCTGCGCCAGGAGGAGGAGGAGCCCGCGAACACCGAGTCGGGCTTGTCCGAGATGGATGACGACTCCTATCCCACGGAGGGCATCCGGTCCGAGCCCGAGGATGACGAGTCCACCGCGGGCTATGACCAGGAGCTCGAAGAGCGCGCGCCGCAGAGCCGCTGGCTCTGGGTGGCCGTCGTCGTCGCCGTGGCGCTGGTGATCGGCGGGCTGGGGATCTTCTGGGCGCTGCGCCCGTTCGCCGAGGGGACAGGTGAGTCCAACGGACCGCCCCCTCCGCAGCCCGTCCTGGGGGCAGGTGCAGTGGCGCCCACGAAGCAGCCCGCACCTCCCTCGGAGGCGAACCCGGCCACCCCCACGGAAGGCACGCCCACGGAGACCGAGCCTCCCGCTGGCTCCGAGGCTGTCGCTGCGGCGCAGGACCCCGCGCAAACGGATCAGGGGCAGACGGATCCGGCGGGCACCTCTGCGGCGGGCGAACAGGACAACCCGGCGGGTGGGGCCTTGGCCGCTGCGGACACCGAGGGGAAGACTCCGGAGGAGGCCTCCTCGGCCAACCCAGGAACGGGCGAGAACCCGCTGGGAACCTCCAGCACGAAGACGGGCGGTGGTGAGACCAAGGTGAAGCCCACCGGACCGCTCGCGGAGGTGAAGTTCAAGACCAACTTCGCGCTGATCAAGGTCAACGACAAGAAGGTGGAGCCTAATAAGGTCCTGACTTATCCCGCGGGCCGTATCGAGCTCGCCTGGTGGTGCCCTCCCAAGAAGAAGCGCGAGGGCAGCACTGTCAAGGTTCTCAAGGCCGGGCAACGCTCGCCCCAGGTCATCGAGATCCGCTGCAAGAAAAACTACAGATAACAAGGACTTAGCGCCATAGGCGCTGCTTTGCTCCAGTACCGGACAAGTGGGCAGGGGTACGGCTGAGTGTCCCTAAGTCGTTGGATTTCCTAGGATTTCTGCTCCTTCCCTCCGTTTACACGGTGTCAGACCGGCTCTTAGAATCCCGCGCTGACCCATGGCTCGCTCGACGAAGCAGAAAACCGTAGTCACCAAGCGGAGTTACCCCGTTGCGCGGCTCGCGCGGCAGCAACCCGTGGCGCCCGAGCCCAACCGTCTGCTGAAGGTCTGGCGCCGCGTGCTGGAGCGGCGCCTGCGCACGCGGTTGCGCGCGAAGGTCTCCATCGACATCCACGACAACACGCACACGATGCTCACGTTCCAGCGGCATCGCGCGCGCTTCCGGCTCCGGCTGCACCACATGTTCCTGGCCGCGCCGGATGACGTGATCCAAGCCCTGGCGGACTTCGTGCGCCACGGGGATGCGGAGGCCAGCATCCGGCTGGACAAGTTCATCGAGCGCAACAAGGCGTATATCCGCCGGTTGTCGCCCGAGAAGATGCGCAAGCGCCTCCGGTTGGATCCGGTGGGGCGGCACCATGACCTGGGGCGCATCTTCGACCGGCTCAACGAGCGCTACTTCCAGAGTCGGATCAGCGCGGCCATCACCTATGGCCCGGCGCCTCGGGTGAAGGGGCCTCGCAAGAGCATCAAGATGGGCTCGTACTCGGCGGACTCGCGGGTGATCCGGATCCACCCGGCGCTGGATCAGCCGGTGGT encodes:
- a CDS encoding serine/threonine protein kinase, whose amino-acid sequence is MKRLAVGGMAELFLAQEPPSPELVVLKRILPYLSEEPEFVQMFLDEARIAAQLHHPNIVQVYELGKLDNTIFIAMEFVEGVDLRRVVQEENKFGATVPYGVAAAICAQVAQGLDYAHFSKGVDGIPLELIHRDVSPQNVMIAYDGRVKIVDFGIAKAGTYVNRSKPGVIKGKFLYLAPEQVAQEKLDHRTDIFALGTMMYEITTGKSPFAKPTTEGILYAIRSEDPSPPHLLKDDYPTELSRIIMRCLVKDRNQRYQRASEVQRDLEAFLASGVIKQSTDISDYIARLMGEEEERTVLHIPVASAAKKDATRAMAPGLTARPGRRITGEGVPAPPSFDNEPEPPTQMARPREILAQKPPVDDTLDESIEAEVSELGDTAEPTGNQPAEFDDEEEMSTAIGTVPVGFVPPPLEPGESTVQERKSGRTSSSKGTVVSRRPTPPVERDTEPRARRPVSSPSRPKLADAEVDPSNPSISLTQPTGTGGLFEDEGEEQEELGEVEAPDTDERGAESISVTPPATGHRRRVAEAASQPPVSSTTGQRRRVLDEPSSASLSEPTVNQRNSRQRQVLRQEEEEPANTESGLSEMDDDSYPTEGIRSEPEDDESTAGYDQELEERAPQSRWLWVAVVVAVALVIGGLGIFWALRPFAEGTGESNGPPPPQPVLGAGAVAPTKQPAPPSEANPATPTEGTPTETEPPAGSEAVAAAQDPAQTDQGQTDPAGTSAAGEQDNPAGGALAAADTEGKTPEEASSANPGTGENPLGTSSTKTGGGETKVKPTGPLAEVKFKTNFALIKVNDKKVEPNKVLTYPAGRIELAWWCPPKKKREGSTVKVLKAGQRSPQVIEIRCKKNYR
- a CDS encoding zinc-binding dehydrogenase, coding for MKAVVFHEHGDERVLKLTEFQDPTVGARDVLVRVKAVALNHLDLWVRQGWPGLKLEMPHILGSDIAGVVEKVGPEVTDLSPGTEVLVNPGLSCGACAACLKGDDNLCPKYRIIGEHTRGGYAEFVSVPRQNILPKPSKLSFPEAACLPLTFLTAWTMLVRRADVKPGETVLVQAAGSGVGSAAVQICKLLGAKVIATASTEEKLKRAQALGADHVINYAEKDFLAEVKRITERRMVDVVFEHVGASTFEKSVACLPYGGRLVTCGATAGHEVKIDLRVLFYKRISLLGSTMGSKGDLFRILQLVEEGRLKPVLDRTLPLEEAAQAQQLLQNRNHFGNVVLLPSPL